One Streptomyces sp. ML-6 genomic region harbors:
- a CDS encoding UDP-glucose/GDP-mannose dehydrogenase family protein, translated as MALRITVIGTGYLGATHAAAMAELGFEVLGLDIVPEKIEMLGAGRVPMYEPGLEGLLRRHVEGIEGSTGRLRFTSSWEEVAAFGDVHFVCVNTPQKHGEYACDMSHVDSAFESLAPHLTRPALVVGKSTVPVGSAARLSARLAELAPAGADAELAWNPEFLREGFAVNDTLHPDRIVVGVASERAEKLLREVYATPIAEGSPLVVTDFPTAELVKTAANSFLATKISFINAMAEVCEASDGDVMKLAEAIGHDERIGSKFLRAGIGFGGGCLPKDIRAFMARAGELGADQALTFLREVDSINMRRRGHMVELAREAVGGGSFLGRRVAVLGATFKPDSDDVRDSPALNVAGQIHLQGGQVTVFDPKGMDNARRLFPTLGYAESALEAVRGADVVLHLTEWREFRELDPAELGAVASRRIVLDGRNALDGELWRGAGWTYRAMGRPKA; from the coding sequence ATGGCCCTCAGGATCACTGTGATCGGCACCGGCTACCTCGGTGCCACCCACGCCGCGGCCATGGCGGAACTGGGCTTCGAGGTGCTCGGCCTCGACATCGTGCCCGAGAAGATCGAGATGCTGGGCGCCGGTCGGGTCCCGATGTACGAGCCCGGGCTGGAGGGGCTGCTGCGCAGGCACGTCGAGGGCATCGAGGGGTCCACGGGGCGTCTGCGGTTCACCTCCTCGTGGGAAGAGGTGGCGGCCTTCGGCGACGTCCACTTCGTCTGCGTGAACACTCCGCAGAAGCACGGCGAGTACGCCTGCGACATGAGCCACGTGGACAGCGCGTTCGAGTCGCTGGCCCCGCACCTGACCCGGCCCGCGCTGGTCGTCGGGAAGTCGACCGTCCCGGTGGGGTCGGCGGCCCGGCTCTCGGCGCGGCTGGCGGAGCTGGCACCGGCGGGCGCCGACGCCGAGCTGGCCTGGAACCCGGAGTTCCTGCGCGAGGGCTTCGCCGTGAACGACACCCTGCACCCGGACCGGATCGTCGTCGGCGTGGCGAGCGAGCGGGCCGAGAAGCTGCTGCGCGAGGTGTACGCGACGCCGATCGCCGAGGGGTCGCCGCTCGTGGTGACGGACTTCCCGACCGCCGAGCTGGTGAAGACCGCGGCCAATTCGTTCCTGGCCACGAAGATCTCGTTCATCAACGCCATGGCCGAGGTCTGCGAGGCCTCCGACGGCGACGTGATGAAGCTGGCCGAGGCGATCGGGCACGACGAGCGGATCGGGTCGAAGTTCCTGCGGGCCGGGATCGGGTTCGGCGGCGGCTGCCTGCCGAAGGACATCCGGGCCTTCATGGCGCGCGCCGGTGAGCTGGGCGCGGACCAGGCGCTGACCTTCCTCCGCGAGGTCGACTCGATCAACATGCGGCGCCGCGGCCACATGGTGGAGCTGGCGCGGGAGGCCGTGGGCGGCGGCTCCTTCCTGGGCAGGCGGGTGGCGGTGCTGGGCGCGACGTTCAAGCCGGACTCGGACGACGTACGGGACTCGCCCGCGCTGAACGTGGCCGGGCAGATACACCTCCAGGGCGGCCAGGTCACCGTCTTCGACCCGAAGGGCATGGACAACGCCCGGCGGCTCTTCCCGACCCTCGGCTACGCGGAGTCGGCGCTGGAGGCGGTGCGGGGCGCGGACGTGGTGCTGCACCTGACGGAGTGGCGCGAGTTCCGTGAGCTGGACCCGGCGGAGCTCGGCGCGGTCGCGTCCCGGCGGATCGTCCTGGACGGCCGCAACGCGCTCGACGGCGAGCTGTGGCGCGGGGCCGGCTGGACGTACCGGGCCATGGGCCGCCCGAAGGCCTGA
- a CDS encoding CGNR zinc finger domain-containing protein, with protein sequence MSEKESAPGGLALIEALVNTLDIETGADRLDTEDGRAAFGIAEQDVGDARELREALRTVCLAHAGHRPPGAAAPLLDRLLAGAPLRVTVDAAGAAALRPATEPAGLTARIAAAIATAAADGTWARLKACEAEDCRWAYYDRSPAGRRRWCSMSVCGARAKMRTYRARHGGQGPSSRTSPGPPA encoded by the coding sequence ATGAGTGAGAAGGAATCCGCGCCCGGTGGACTCGCGCTGATCGAGGCGCTGGTCAACACGCTGGACATCGAGACCGGCGCGGACCGCCTCGACACGGAGGACGGGCGCGCCGCGTTCGGCATCGCCGAGCAGGACGTCGGGGACGCCCGGGAACTGCGCGAGGCGCTGCGCACCGTCTGCCTCGCCCACGCCGGCCACCGCCCGCCGGGCGCCGCCGCGCCGCTGCTGGACCGGCTGCTCGCCGGGGCGCCCCTGCGCGTCACCGTGGACGCCGCGGGCGCCGCGGCCCTGCGCCCCGCCACCGAACCCGCCGGGCTGACCGCGCGGATCGCGGCGGCCATCGCCACCGCGGCGGCCGACGGCACCTGGGCCCGGCTCAAGGCGTGCGAGGCGGAGGACTGCCGGTGGGCGTACTACGACCGCAGCCCGGCGGGACGCCGCCGCTGGTGCTCCATGTCGGTGTGCGGCGCCCGCGCCAAGATGCGTACCTACCGCGCCAGGCACGGCGGCCAGGGCCCCTCAAGCCGAACGAGTCCAGGACCCCCGGCCTGA
- a CDS encoding VOC family protein, whose amino-acid sequence MALAELGAVVLDCTDPVALADFYAGLLGGKVERGGDDWVELTGTGGTVVAFQAAPGHVPPQWPAPDGSQQLHLDLVVPDLDAAEKEVLALGATVLDAADRERSFRVYADPAGHPFCLCLN is encoded by the coding sequence ATGGCTCTCGCCGAGCTGGGTGCCGTCGTCCTGGACTGCACCGACCCCGTCGCACTCGCCGATTTCTACGCCGGGCTGCTCGGCGGGAAGGTCGAGCGCGGCGGTGACGACTGGGTGGAGCTGACCGGGACCGGGGGCACGGTCGTCGCGTTCCAGGCAGCGCCCGGTCACGTACCGCCGCAGTGGCCGGCCCCGGACGGCTCGCAGCAGCTCCATCTGGACCTGGTCGTGCCGGACCTGGACGCGGCGGAGAAGGAGGTGCTCGCGCTGGGCGCCACCGTGCTGGACGCGGCGGACCGGGAGCGGAGCTTCCGGGTGTACGCGGACCCGGCCGGGCACCCGTTCTGTCTGTGCCTGAACTGA
- a CDS encoding dipeptidase, producing the protein MVEQLERARELLAAYPVVDGHNDLPWALREQVRYDLDARDIATDQSAHLHTDIPRLRAGGVGAQFWSVYVQSDMAGDEAVSATLEQIDVVTELLARYPADLRRALTADDMEAARAEGRIASLMGAEGGHSIDNSLGTLRALHALGVRYMTLTHNDNIAWADSATDEPGVGGLSPFGHEVVREMNRTGMLVDLSHVAATTMRDALDTSTAPVIFSHSSSRAICDHPRNVPDDVLGRLPANGGIAMATFVPKFVLPEAVAWTLAADENLRAHGLHHLDTTERAMRIHADFEAAHPRPVATVATIADHLDHMREVAGIDHIGIGGDYDGTAFLPDGLQDVSGYPNLIAELLDRGWSTADLAKLTWSNAVRVLRDAEDVARELRTRRGPSHATIEQLDGPAA; encoded by the coding sequence ATCGTGGAACAGTTGGAACGGGCGAGGGAACTCCTCGCCGCATACCCGGTCGTCGACGGGCACAACGACCTGCCGTGGGCGCTGCGCGAACAGGTCCGCTACGACCTCGACGCCCGCGACATAGCCACCGACCAGTCGGCCCACCTGCACACCGACATACCCCGGCTGCGCGCCGGCGGCGTCGGCGCGCAGTTCTGGTCCGTCTACGTGCAGTCCGACATGGCGGGCGACGAAGCGGTCAGCGCCACCCTGGAGCAGATCGACGTCGTCACCGAGCTCCTCGCCCGGTACCCCGCCGACCTGCGGCGCGCACTCACCGCCGACGACATGGAGGCGGCCCGCGCCGAGGGCCGCATCGCCTCCCTGATGGGTGCCGAGGGCGGCCACTCCATCGACAACTCGCTGGGCACCCTGCGCGCCCTGCACGCACTGGGCGTCCGGTACATGACGCTCACCCACAACGACAACATCGCCTGGGCGGACTCGGCGACCGACGAACCGGGCGTCGGCGGCCTCTCGCCCTTCGGCCACGAGGTCGTACGGGAGATGAACCGCACCGGCATGCTGGTCGACCTCTCCCACGTGGCGGCCACCACGATGCGCGACGCGCTGGACACCTCCACCGCGCCGGTGATCTTCTCGCACTCCTCCTCGCGCGCGATCTGCGACCACCCGCGCAACGTCCCCGACGACGTCCTCGGCCGACTCCCCGCCAACGGGGGCATCGCCATGGCGACCTTCGTGCCGAAGTTCGTCCTCCCGGAGGCCGTCGCCTGGACCCTGGCCGCGGACGAGAACCTGCGCGCCCACGGCCTGCACCACCTGGACACCACCGAGCGGGCCATGCGGATCCACGCCGACTTCGAGGCGGCCCACCCACGCCCGGTCGCCACCGTGGCGACGATCGCCGACCACCTCGACCACATGCGCGAGGTCGCCGGCATCGACCACATCGGCATCGGCGGCGACTACGACGGCACGGCCTTCCTCCCGGACGGCCTCCAGGACGTCTCCGGCTACCCCAACCTGATCGCGGAACTCCTCGACCGCGGCTGGTCCACCGCCGACCTCGCCAAGCTCACCTGGAGCAACGCGGTACGGGTGCTGCGCGACGCCGAGGACGTGGCGCGCGAGCTGCGCACCCGCCGCGGCCCGTCGCACGCCACGATCGAGCAGCTGGACGGCCCGGCCGCCTGA
- the purE gene encoding 5-(carboxyamino)imidazole ribonucleotide mutase has protein sequence MTSPATAAPLVGIVMGSDSDWPVMEAAAKALDEFEIPYEVDVVSAHRMPHEMIAYGEQAAERGLKAIIAGAGGAAHLPGMLASVTPLPVIGVPVPLKYLDGMDSLLSIVQMPAGVPVATVSVGGARNAGLLAARILATHDAELLTRMREFQQELNDQATEKGKRLRSKVRGADAFGFGK, from the coding sequence ATGACCTCCCCCGCCACCGCCGCGCCCCTCGTCGGCATCGTCATGGGCTCGGACTCCGACTGGCCCGTCATGGAGGCCGCGGCCAAGGCCCTCGACGAGTTCGAGATCCCCTACGAGGTCGACGTCGTCTCCGCCCACCGCATGCCGCACGAGATGATCGCGTACGGCGAGCAGGCGGCGGAGCGCGGCCTGAAGGCGATCATCGCGGGCGCGGGCGGTGCCGCCCACCTCCCCGGCATGCTCGCCTCCGTGACCCCGCTGCCGGTCATCGGCGTGCCGGTCCCGCTGAAGTACCTGGACGGCATGGACAGCCTGCTCTCCATCGTGCAGATGCCCGCCGGGGTGCCGGTCGCGACCGTCTCGGTCGGCGGCGCGCGCAACGCGGGCCTGCTCGCCGCCCGCATCCTCGCCACCCACGACGCCGAGCTGCTGACCCGGATGCGGGAGTTCCAGCAGGAGCTGAACGACCAGGCGACGGAGAAGGGCAAGCGACTCCGCAGCAAGGTCCGCGGCGCCGACGCCTTCGGCTTCGGGAAGTAG
- a CDS encoding 5-(carboxyamino)imidazole ribonucleotide synthase produces MTFPVVGMVGGGQLARMTHEAGIPLGIKFKLLSDTPQDSAAQVVSEVVVGDYRDLDTLRAFAQGCDVITFDHEHVPTEHLRALEADGIPVRPGPAALVHAQDKGVMRAKLDEIGAPCPRHRIVADPADVAAFAEETGGFPVVLKTVRGGYDGKGVWVVRSEADAAEPFRAGVAVLAEEKVDFVRELAANIVRSPHGQAVAYPVVESIQVDGVCDTVIAPAPELDERLAGEAQQLALRIAAELGVVGHLAVELFETRDGRILVNELAMRPHNSGHWTQDGAITSQFANHVRAVLDLPLGDPRPRATWTVMSNVLGGDYPDMYQAYLHCMARDPQLKIHMYGKDVKPGRKVGHVNTYGDDLADVRERARHAADYLRGTITE; encoded by the coding sequence GTGACGTTCCCGGTAGTCGGCATGGTCGGTGGCGGTCAGCTCGCCCGTATGACCCACGAGGCGGGCATCCCCCTCGGCATCAAGTTCAAGCTCCTCAGTGACACCCCCCAGGACTCGGCGGCCCAGGTGGTGAGCGAAGTCGTCGTCGGCGACTATCGCGACCTGGACACGCTGCGCGCCTTCGCGCAGGGTTGTGACGTGATCACCTTCGATCACGAGCACGTACCGACCGAGCACCTGCGGGCCCTGGAGGCGGACGGCATTCCCGTGCGCCCGGGACCCGCCGCGCTGGTGCACGCCCAGGACAAGGGGGTGATGCGCGCGAAGCTCGACGAGATCGGCGCGCCCTGCCCCCGCCACCGCATCGTGGCGGATCCGGCCGACGTGGCCGCCTTCGCCGAGGAGACCGGCGGCTTCCCCGTCGTCCTCAAGACGGTCCGCGGCGGCTACGACGGCAAGGGCGTCTGGGTGGTCCGCTCCGAGGCGGACGCGGCCGAGCCCTTCCGGGCCGGTGTCGCGGTCCTCGCCGAGGAGAAGGTCGACTTCGTACGGGAGCTGGCGGCCAACATCGTCCGCTCGCCGCACGGCCAGGCCGTCGCCTACCCGGTCGTCGAGTCGATCCAGGTCGACGGCGTCTGCGACACGGTCATCGCCCCCGCCCCCGAGCTGGACGAGCGGCTCGCCGGCGAGGCCCAGCAGCTCGCCCTGCGCATCGCCGCCGAACTGGGCGTCGTCGGCCACCTCGCCGTCGAGCTCTTCGAGACCCGTGACGGCCGCATCCTGGTCAACGAACTCGCGATGCGCCCGCACAACTCCGGGCACTGGACCCAGGACGGCGCGATCACCTCCCAGTTCGCCAACCACGTCCGGGCCGTGCTCGACCTGCCGCTCGGCGACCCCCGCCCGCGCGCCACCTGGACGGTCATGTCCAACGTCCTGGGCGGCGACTACCCGGACATGTACCAGGCGTACCTGCACTGCATGGCCCGCGATCCGCAGCTCAAGATCCACATGTACGGCAAGGACGTGAAGCCCGGCCGCAAGGTCGGACACGTCAACACCTACGGCGACGACCTGGCGGACGTGCGGGAGCGCGCCCGGCACGCGGCCGACTACCTGCGAGGAACGATCACCGAATGA
- a CDS encoding ATP-binding protein, whose translation MRRRLINSTLAVVLVVIAVFGVSLVIVETRTISNSAQESVESEALRLISVVESRLVEDERLTPGLLSQQIDSKRYALVKVPGRPTIEVGERPTGSVIRGTAEGERGERVTVEESSSAVTREVGRTLMIIGAVALLAIVSAVLLAVRQANRLTLPLTDLAETAERLGSGDPRPRHKRYGVPELDRVADVLDASAERIARMLTAERRLAADASHQLRTPLTALSMRIEEISVTDDPETVKEEANIALTQVERLTDVVERLLTNARDPRTGSAVVFDLDEVVKQQIEEWRPAYRSAGRAIVCSGKQGLRAVGTPGAVAQVLAALIENSLMHGGGTVALRTRVTGNQTVIEVTDEGPGVPAGLGARIFERTISGRNSTGIGLAVARDLAEADGGRLELLQQQPPVFALFLSRVARKREEPERPVR comes from the coding sequence ATGCGCCGCAGACTGATCAACTCCACGCTCGCCGTGGTGCTCGTGGTGATCGCCGTCTTCGGCGTCTCCCTCGTCATCGTCGAGACCCGCACCATCAGCAACAGCGCCCAGGAGAGCGTCGAGTCCGAGGCGCTGCGGCTCATCAGCGTCGTCGAGAGCCGGCTCGTGGAGGACGAGCGGCTCACCCCCGGCCTGCTCTCCCAGCAGATCGACAGCAAGCGCTACGCACTGGTCAAGGTGCCCGGCCGGCCCACGATCGAGGTCGGCGAGCGTCCCACCGGCAGTGTGATCCGCGGCACGGCCGAGGGGGAGCGCGGCGAGCGGGTCACCGTCGAGGAGTCCAGCTCCGCGGTCACCCGTGAGGTCGGCCGCACCCTGATGATCATCGGCGCGGTGGCCCTGCTGGCCATCGTCTCCGCCGTGCTCCTGGCGGTGCGCCAGGCCAACAGGCTGACCCTGCCGCTGACGGACCTCGCCGAGACCGCCGAGCGCCTGGGCTCGGGCGACCCGCGACCCCGCCACAAGCGGTACGGGGTGCCGGAGCTGGACCGGGTCGCCGACGTCCTGGACGCCTCCGCCGAACGGATCGCCCGGATGCTGACCGCGGAACGCCGACTGGCCGCCGACGCCTCGCACCAGCTCCGCACGCCGCTGACCGCGCTCTCCATGCGGATCGAGGAGATCTCCGTCACCGACGACCCGGAGACGGTGAAGGAGGAGGCGAACATCGCGCTCACCCAGGTCGAGCGGCTCACCGACGTGGTGGAGCGGCTGCTGACCAACGCCCGCGACCCGCGCACCGGCTCCGCCGTCGTCTTCGACCTCGACGAGGTGGTCAAGCAGCAGATCGAGGAGTGGCGTCCGGCCTACCGGAGCGCGGGCCGCGCCATCGTCTGCTCCGGCAAGCAGGGGCTGCGGGCCGTCGGCACCCCGGGCGCGGTCGCCCAGGTGCTGGCCGCGCTGATCGAGAACTCGCTGATGCACGGTGGCGGCACGGTCGCGCTGCGCACCCGGGTCACCGGCAATCAGACGGTCATCGAGGTCACGGACGAGGGCCCCGGCGTTCCCGCCGGTCTCGGCGCCCGGATCTTCGAGCGGACGATCAGCGGCCGCAACTCCACCGGCATCGGCCTCGCCGTCGCCCGGGACCTCGCGGAGGCGGACGGCGGCCGTCTCGAACTGCTCCAGCAGCAGCCGCCGGTCTTCGCCCTGTTCCTCAGCCGGGTGGCCCGGAAGCGGGAGGAACCGGAACGTCCGGTGCGGTGA
- a CDS encoding response regulator transcription factor encodes MTRVLLAEDDASISEPLARALRREGYEVEVREDGPAALDAGLQGSIDLVVLDLGLPGMDGLEVARRLRAEGHTVPILVLTARADEVDTVVGLDAGADDYVTKPFRLAELLARVRALLRRGASEPAPQPATHGVRIDVESHRAWMGDEELQLTAKEFDLLRVLVRDAGRVVTRDQLMREVWDTTWWSSTKTLDMHISWLRKKLGDDAANPRYIATVRGVGFRFEKS; translated from the coding sequence ATGACCCGTGTACTGCTCGCCGAGGACGACGCGTCCATCTCGGAGCCGCTGGCCCGCGCACTGCGCCGGGAGGGTTACGAGGTCGAGGTCCGGGAGGACGGTCCGGCCGCGCTCGACGCCGGCCTCCAGGGATCGATCGACCTGGTCGTGCTCGACCTGGGCCTGCCGGGGATGGACGGGCTCGAAGTGGCCCGCAGACTCCGGGCCGAGGGCCACACCGTCCCGATCCTGGTGCTGACCGCCCGGGCCGACGAGGTGGACACCGTCGTCGGTCTGGACGCGGGCGCCGACGACTACGTCACCAAGCCCTTCCGGCTGGCCGAACTCCTGGCCCGGGTCCGGGCCCTGCTGCGTCGCGGCGCCTCCGAGCCCGCCCCGCAGCCCGCGACGCACGGCGTCAGGATCGACGTCGAGTCGCACCGGGCCTGGATGGGCGACGAGGAACTCCAGCTCACCGCGAAGGAGTTCGACCTGCTCCGGGTCCTGGTGCGCGACGCCGGCCGGGTCGTCACCCGCGACCAGCTGATGCGGGAGGTCTGGGACACCACCTGGTGGTCGTCGACCAAGACCCTCGACATGCACATCTCCTGGCTCCGCAAGAAGCTCGGCGACGACGCCGCCAACCCGCGGTACATCGCGACCGTGCGGGGCGTCGGCTTCCGCTTCGAGAAGAGCTGA
- a CDS encoding oligopeptide:H+ symporter, translating to MASSLTKDPASTSGSEKTFFGHPRGLATLFMTEMWERFSFYGMRALLPLYLVSSSGLDMNAATATAIYSIYMAMVYLLAMPGGWFGDRVWGPRKTVTVSASVIMLGHLTLALPGSGTFFAGLALVALGSGLLKANISTMVGHLYNGPEDPRRDGGFTVFYMGINLGAFAAPLIIGTVGEKVNWHLGFAIAAVGMALGLAQFLIGTRHLSARSSVVPKPLSAEERRSALRKGLIWLIVAVVFYGVLVATDVYTLNWALVPITVAGLLIPVTVLVRIKRDRDLSKAEQSKMSGYIWFFVAAAVFWMIYDQGGSTLSLFGESSTTGSVLGLDFPTSWYQTINPVFIMAMAPVVAWIWLALNRRGKEPSTVVKFGSGLFLVGVSFFVFMMPLTMASDGDKVSPMWLVSIYFLQTVGELCLSPVGLSVTTKMAPAKYGSQMMGVWFLAVTAGDCTTSLLSLAGVNLNKTGIVALEAGLAVVAAFAIWMYRKKVTQLMGDVR from the coding sequence ATGGCGTCCAGCCTGACGAAGGACCCGGCCAGTACTTCTGGATCCGAGAAGACCTTCTTCGGCCACCCCCGCGGCCTGGCCACTCTCTTCATGACCGAGATGTGGGAGCGCTTCAGCTTCTACGGCATGCGGGCCCTGCTTCCGCTCTACCTGGTCTCCAGCTCCGGCCTGGACATGAACGCGGCCACGGCCACCGCGATCTACTCCATCTACATGGCGATGGTGTACCTGCTCGCCATGCCCGGCGGATGGTTCGGCGACCGGGTCTGGGGGCCGCGCAAGACGGTCACCGTCTCGGCCTCGGTCATCATGCTGGGCCACCTGACGCTCGCGCTGCCCGGTTCCGGAACCTTCTTCGCCGGTCTGGCGCTCGTCGCGCTCGGCTCCGGGCTGCTGAAGGCCAACATCTCGACGATGGTCGGCCACCTCTACAACGGCCCGGAGGACCCGCGCCGCGACGGGGGCTTCACCGTCTTCTACATGGGCATCAACCTCGGTGCCTTCGCCGCGCCGCTGATCATCGGCACCGTCGGCGAGAAGGTGAACTGGCACCTCGGCTTCGCCATCGCGGCGGTCGGCATGGCGCTGGGCCTGGCCCAGTTCCTCATCGGCACCCGCCACCTCAGCGCGCGCAGCAGCGTCGTCCCGAAGCCGCTGTCGGCCGAGGAGCGCCGCTCCGCCCTGCGCAAGGGTCTGATCTGGCTGATCGTCGCCGTCGTCTTCTACGGCGTGCTCGTCGCCACCGACGTCTACACGCTGAACTGGGCGCTCGTCCCGATCACCGTCGCCGGTCTGCTCATCCCGGTCACGGTGCTGGTGCGGATCAAGCGCGACCGGGACCTGTCGAAGGCCGAGCAGTCGAAGATGTCCGGCTACATCTGGTTCTTCGTCGCCGCCGCCGTGTTCTGGATGATCTACGACCAGGGCGGTTCCACGCTGTCGCTCTTCGGTGAGTCCTCCACCACCGGCAGCGTGCTGGGCCTGGACTTCCCGACCTCCTGGTACCAGACGATCAACCCGGTCTTCATCATGGCGATGGCCCCGGTCGTCGCCTGGATCTGGCTGGCGCTGAACCGGCGCGGCAAGGAGCCGAGCACGGTCGTCAAGTTCGGCTCGGGCCTCTTCCTCGTCGGTGTCTCCTTCTTCGTCTTCATGATGCCGCTGACCATGGCGTCGGACGGCGACAAGGTCAGCCCGATGTGGCTGGTGTCGATCTACTTCCTGCAGACCGTCGGTGAGCTCTGCCTCTCCCCGGTCGGCCTGTCGGTCACCACGAAGATGGCTCCGGCGAAGTACGGCAGCCAGATGATGGGTGTCTGGTTCCTCGCCGTCACCGCGGGCGACTGCACCACCAGCCTGCTGTCGCTGGCGGGCGTCAACCTGAACAAGACGGGGATCGTGGCCCTGGAGGCGGGGCTCGCCGTCGTCGCGGCGTTCGCGATCTGGATGTACCGCAAGAAGGTCACCCAGCTCATGGGGGACGTGCGCTGA
- a CDS encoding peptidase has product MSYQKRTALALASALAGTVVLMAAPAAHATVVDVDYKCKTPIGDKSAVSPIDIKSVRSGNGYRLTMSFQKGVSSSPVELGKGAMNPSAVIEVGGADPGRVQVSGPSNSAAIPANTPIKISDLSGTYTPKKSGKVDFTAGVLTIKALGTTTTCTPANNPGPSLRLDVTAAGGGGGTATGGGNDDPAGGQLPKTGPLDSAVALGTLGGTVLLTGAAGVLWLTRRGQRQEAGAVGR; this is encoded by the coding sequence GTGTCCTACCAGAAGCGAACAGCTCTCGCGCTGGCGTCCGCGCTGGCGGGCACGGTGGTGCTGATGGCCGCGCCCGCCGCCCACGCCACGGTCGTGGACGTCGACTACAAGTGCAAGACCCCGATCGGCGACAAGAGCGCCGTGTCCCCCATCGACATCAAGAGCGTCCGGAGCGGCAACGGCTACCGGCTCACGATGTCCTTCCAGAAGGGCGTCTCGTCCAGCCCCGTCGAACTGGGCAAGGGCGCGATGAACCCCAGCGCGGTGATCGAGGTGGGCGGCGCCGATCCGGGCCGGGTCCAGGTCTCCGGCCCGTCGAACTCCGCGGCGATACCCGCCAACACCCCCATCAAGATCAGCGACTTGTCGGGCACGTACACGCCGAAGAAGAGCGGCAAGGTCGACTTCACCGCCGGGGTGCTCACCATCAAGGCGCTGGGCACGACCACCACCTGCACCCCCGCCAACAACCCCGGCCCGTCGCTCCGGCTCGACGTGACGGCCGCCGGGGGCGGGGGCGGCACGGCGACCGGCGGCGGGAACGACGACCCGGCCGGCGGGCAGCTGCCGAAGACCGGTCCGCTCGACTCGGCCGTGGCGCTCGGCACGCTCGGCGGCACGGTGCTGCTGACCGGTGCGGCGGGGGTGCTCTGGCTGACCCGGCGGGGACAGCGGCAGGAGGCGGGGGCGGTGGGCCGCTAG
- a CDS encoding ATP-binding protein, with translation MSTTRQHPPGDLGREPEDVGVDAHLDAGAGAASSSGPAEWQWHTLSLRDIGGTVPTARDFARQALHEWGWLPASGADGRAAAEDVLLVVSELVTNACLHADGPEEMRIACTAKVLRVEVVDSGAGQPAPRTPHRAGRPGGHGMFIVQRLCLDWGVLRVPGRPGKTVWAELAAPA, from the coding sequence ATGAGCACCACCCGGCAGCACCCGCCGGGCGACCTCGGCCGCGAGCCGGAGGACGTCGGCGTGGACGCACACCTGGACGCGGGCGCCGGTGCCGCCTCCTCCTCCGGACCGGCCGAGTGGCAGTGGCACACCCTGTCGCTGCGCGACATCGGCGGCACCGTGCCGACGGCCCGCGACTTCGCCCGCCAGGCGCTCCACGAATGGGGCTGGCTCCCCGCGTCCGGCGCCGACGGCCGGGCCGCCGCCGAGGACGTCCTGCTGGTCGTCTCCGAACTGGTCACCAACGCCTGCCTGCACGCGGACGGCCCCGAGGAGATGCGCATCGCCTGCACGGCGAAGGTGCTGCGGGTGGAGGTCGTCGACTCGGGCGCGGGACAGCCCGCACCCCGCACCCCGCACCGGGCCGGCCGGCCCGGCGGCCACGGCATGTTCATCGTGCAGCGGCTCTGCCTGGACTGGGGCGTCCTCCGGGTACCGGGCCGGCCCGGCAAGACCGTCTGGGCGGAGCTGGCCGCCCCCGCGTAG
- a CDS encoding STAS domain-containing protein has protein sequence MDRGTVGSANRGRLQVEVRTEGRSEVVTPVGELDHHTADLLREPLEHAVEQGRARLVVDCSRLEFCDSTGLNVLLGARLKAEAAGGGVHLAGMLPVVARVFEITGAEAVFTVHDSLEAALDG, from the coding sequence ATGGACCGCGGGACGGTCGGCAGTGCGAACCGGGGACGACTTCAGGTCGAGGTCCGGACCGAGGGGCGCAGCGAGGTCGTGACACCGGTGGGTGAGCTGGATCACCACACGGCGGACCTGTTGCGAGAACCCCTGGAGCACGCGGTCGAGCAGGGGCGGGCGCGCCTGGTGGTCGACTGCTCGCGCCTCGAATTCTGTGATTCCACCGGGCTCAACGTGCTGCTCGGTGCCCGCCTCAAGGCGGAAGCGGCCGGGGGAGGGGTCCATTTGGCCGGAATGCTGCCGGTGGTGGCGAGAGTCTTCGAGATCACCGGGGCCGAGGCGGTCTTCACCGTCCACGACTCCCTCGAAGCCGCTCTGGACGGGTGA